The following proteins are encoded in a genomic region of Cydia strobilella chromosome 19, ilCydStro3.1, whole genome shotgun sequence:
- the LOC134749988 gene encoding sn-1-specific diacylglycerol lipase ABHD11-like — protein MKVLQLLRHCFLILHTPISIQTRSAVDLAYNVYGKNESGGSPVVVLHGLLGSKRNWASMSQKISTTCRRMVVAADIRNHGESPHDSSHTYHELAADVAKLIDTLGLKQATVIGHSMGGRTSMALALTQPMKVHSLIVVDISPVSTAGVLNDFFPVLIDNMKAIDFQGQASVTDARAFAKDKLLATGLFGGGSIHFILMNIGKRGDNIGWMCNLEALKKHFMDIATFPDDLKNLQYKGPVLFIGGTKSNYLPTDDLKGIQQTFPNAELKYVQGVGHNVHAEDPTAFFNYVNEFLTKHK, from the exons ATGAAGGTTTTACAATTACTGCGGCACTGTTTCCTCATCTTACACACTCCGATTAGTATCCAAACCCGGTCAGCTGTTGATTTGGCTTACAATGTGTACGGAAAAAACGAGAGTGGCGGCTCACCCGTGGTTGTCCTCCATGGATTATTGGGCTCCAAGAG GAACTGGGCGAGCATGAGCCAAAAGATCTCAACAACGTGCCGCCGAATGGTCGTCGCTGCCGATATTCGCAACCATGGAGAAAGTCCTCACGACAGTTCGCATACCTACCATGAGCTGGCCGCCGATGTGGCCAAGCTAATTGATACCTTGGGTCTGAAGCAAGCTACCGTGATAGGTCATAGCATGGGCGGTAGAACTAGCATGGCTTTAGCGCTTACACAG CCAATGAAAGTCCACAGTCTGATCGTAGTCGACATCTCACCAGTCTCCACGGCTGGCGTCCTGAATGACTTCTTTCCAGTACTAATAGACAACATGAAAGCCATCGATTTCCAAGGACAGGCATCTGTAACCGACGCTAGAGCTTTTGCTAAAGATAAATTACTGGCCACCGGCTTGTTCGGGGGAGGAAGTATCCATTTCATTCTAATGAATATCGGTAAGCGAGGCGACAACATTGGCTGGATGTGCAACTTGGAGGCTCTGAAAAAGCATTTTATGGACATCGCGACTTTCCCGGACGATTTGAAGAACTTGCAGTATAAAGGCCCGGTCCTGTTTATTGGGGGTACAAAATCGAACTACTTGCC GACAGATGATTTAAAAGGAATCCAACAAACTTTTCCGAATGCCGAACTCAAGTATGTACAGGGTGTCGGTCATAACGTTCACGCCGAAGATCCAACCGCCTTCTTTAATTACGTCAATGAATTCCTtacaaaacataagtaa
- the LOC134749996 gene encoding sn-1-specific diacylglycerol lipase ABHD11-like has product MDVYTRILQFSRLVKILPPMTIGTRSAVNLSFKIVSGPDNEPPDEKPPLIICHGLLGTKENWKYLGKTIHAVTKRVVVRIDLRNHGLSPQTKSHKYDEQAEDVLQLMDKLVLDKASLIGHNMGARTAMSVALMKPSAVASLIVLDMSPATTSAEFTTLFPNIMKAMTEVQWNEKRKVHKARKEIKEQLKSIITNEIIMGNVLSNINIKQDGTIGWTCNLETLIRHFKYISSFPFSLDKGKKYFGPALFIGGQLSEYIPADDLPRIRELFPQAVVKFVPGAGHFVHKDEPKAVLELVISFLNHHNNN; this is encoded by the exons atGGATGTGTACACTCGAATACTGCAGTTCTCTAGATTAGTGAAAATTTTGCCTCCCATGACTATTGGTACCAGAAGTGCTGTGAACTTATCTTTTAAAATCGTAAGCGGTCCCGATAATGAACCACCAGACGAAAAACCTCCGCTTATAATCTGCCACGGTTTACTGGGAACGAAAGAAAATTGGAAATATTTAGGGAAAACTATTCACGCTGTGACAAAAAGGGTAGTTGTGCGGATAGACTTGAGGAACCACGGGCTCAGCCCGCAGACCAAGTCGCATAAGTACGATGAACAGGCTGAAGACGTTCTGCAACTTATGGACAAACTGGTGTTGGACAAAGCCAGTCTTATAGGACACAACATGGGTGCCAGGACAGCAATGTCAGTCGCTTTGATGAAG CCGTCGGCAGTAGCCAGTCTAATTGTGTTAGACATGTCACCCGCAACAACAAGCGCGGAATTTACCACACTCTTCCCAAATATCATGAAAGCGATGACCGAAGTACAATGGAACGAAAAACGCAAAGTCCACAAAGCTAGAAAGGAGATCAAAGAACAGTTGAAAAGTATCATTACCAATGAAATCATTATGGGGAATGTGTTAtccaatatcaacattaaaCAAGATGGCACTATAGGGTGGACGTGCAATCTAGAAACGCTAATTagacattttaaatatatttcgtCGTTTCCATTCAGTTTAGACAAAGGCAAGAAGTATTTCGGACCAGCTTTGTTCATAGGCGGACAGTTATCTGAGTATATTCC TGCCGACGACCTACCGAGAATCAGAGAGCTCTTCCCCCAAGCCGTAGTGAAGTTCGTTCCCGGCGCCGGCCACTTTGTCCACAAGGATGAACCCAAGGCCGTGCTGGAGCTCGTCATTAGCTTTCTAAATCATCACAATAATAACTAA
- the LOC134750412 gene encoding very long chain fatty acid elongase AAEL008004-like produces MGTLINNITQFYHYVNEDLADPRTNTFFLVSSPFPIMIIMYLYHQFVRKWGPAMMENRPPFELKKLITLYNIIQIYLSGYISIRCLFILYLPGHYSVWCQKMVTDESPLEKIVIHHVYMYYVIKVIDLLDTVFFILRKKFSQVSFLHVYHHLGMCLLGFVGNKYVPGGHGVMLGFINSVVHTVMYTYYLISVVRPQWVRRWWKKYITQLQILQFALLIFHFGHVLFEPSCEYPKWVSLVFLPHNIFILFLFLDFYFKEYVYKKKKTSSKTS; encoded by the exons ATGGGGACCCTTATAAACAACATCACTCAGTTCTACCACTATGTCAACGAGGATCTTGCTG ATCCCCGGACGAACACGTTCTTCCTAGTATCCAGCCCGTTTCCCATCATGATCATTATGTACCTGTACCACCAGTTCGTGCGCAAGTGGGGCCCCGCCATGATGGAGAACCGGCCGCCCTTCGAACTCAAGAAACTtatcaccctgtataatattatacaaatttatcTGTCCGGGTACATCTCTATACGT TGTCTGTTCATTCTGTACCTGCCGGGGCACTACAGCGTCTGGTGCCAGAAGATGGTCACAGACGAGTCGCCACTGGAGAAGATCGTCATACACCACGTTTACATGTACTACGTCATCAAAGTTATTGATCTACTGGACACG GTGTTCTTCATTCTGCGCAAGAAGTTCTCGCAAGTTTCGTTCCTGCACGTGTACCACCACCTCGGCATGTGCCTGCTCGGGTTCGTCGGGAACAAATATGTGCCAG GTGGTCACGGAGTGATGCTAGGTTTCATCAATTCCGTGGTACACACGGTCATGTACACGTATTATCTGATCTCCGTGGTGCGGCCGCAGTGGGTGCGCCGATGGTGGAAAAAGTACATCACTCAGCTGCAGATA TTACAGTTCGCCCTCCTAATCTTCCACTTCGGGCACGTGCTGTTCGAGCCATCGTGCGAGTACCCCAAATGGGTCTCCCTGGTGTTCCTCCCCCACAACATCTTCATCCTCTTCCTCTTTCTGGACTTCTACTTCAAGGAGTACGTTTACAAGAAGAAAAAGACTAGTAGTAAGACTTcgtag